Below is a window of Demequina muriae DNA.
CTCTGGTCGACGTAGCTGACCTTGACGGTCTCGCCGATCTTGAGGTCGCCGCCGTCGAGCGGCTCCAGGCCGACGATGGTCTTGAACAGCGTGGTCTTGCCCACGCCGTTGGGGCCGATCACGCCGACGATGCCGTTGCGCGGCAGCGAGAAGGACAGGCCGTCGATGAGCGTGCGGTCGCCGAACCCCTTGTTGAGGTCCTTGGCCTCCAGCACCAGCGAGCCCAGACGCGGGCCCGGCGGGATCTGAATCTCTTCGAAGTCGAGCTTCTTGGTGCGCTCGGCCTCGGCGGCCATCTCCTCGTAGCGACCCAGGCGGGCCTTGGACTTGGTGCGCTTGCCCTTCGCGTTGGAGCGCACCCACTCGAGCTCCTCCTTGAGGCGCTTGGACAGCTTGGCGTCCTTCTTGCCCTGAACGGCCAGGCGCTCCTGCTTCTTCTCGAGGTACGTCGAGTAGTTGCCCTCGTAGGGGTAGAGGTGGCCGCGGTCGACCTCGCAGATCCACTGCGCGACGTGGTCCAGGAAGTACCGGTCGTGAGTGACGGCCAGCACCGCGCCGGAGTACTTCGCGAGGTGCTGCTCGAGCCACAGCACGGACTCGGCGTCAAGGTGGTTGGTGGGCTCGTCGAGCAGCAGGAGGTCGGGCTTCTCGAGCAGCAGCTTGCACAGCGCCACGCGCCTGCGCTCACCACCGGACAGCACCGAGACGTCGGCGTCCGCTGGCGGGCACCGGAGTGCATCCATCGCCTGCTCGAGCTGGCTGTCGAGGTCCCACGCGTCGGCGTGGTCGAGCTCCTCCTGCAGAGTGCCCATCTCGGCCAGCAGCGTGTCGTAGTCCGCGTCGGGGTTCGCCATCTCCTCGGAGATCTGGTTGAACCGGTCGAGCTTGCCCTTGATCTCGGCCACGCCCTCTTCGACATTGCCGAGGACGGTCTTCTCTTCGTTCAGCGGCGGCTCCTGGAGGAGGATGCCCACCGTGTACCCGTCGCTGAGTCGGGCCTCGCCATTGGACGGCTGCTCGAGCCCCGCCATGATCTTGAGGATCGTCGACTTTCCGGCTCCGTTGGGGCCGACCATGCCGATCTTCGCGCCTGGGTAGAACGACATCGTGACGTCATCGAGGATGACCTTGTCGCCGTGCGCCTTGCGCGTCTTGTACATCGAGTAGATGAACTCTGCCACTGCAACTCCGTGAGATCTTTGGGTGGCGCCGATGCGCCTGCTGACATGCCTCCACCAGCCTACGCGGTCTGCGCTCACCGCCTCACGGGAGCAGGGGACGGCGGAGCCCCGCGCGCCGACGAGGGGTTGTCGACGCGCGGGGAGTCTGGTCACACCAGTGCCGCTGGTCGCCCGTCGACCTCCTCCTCGGCATCCTCACTGTCCTGCGCCGGGTCCGCGATCGTCTCCGTGTCGTCGTCGGGAATCGAGTCGACCGGCTCCTCCTCCGGCGCCTCGTCCTCGCCGCCGGAGACGACCGCGCGCGTGAAGGTCGCGAGGCCCTTGGTGAGGTCGTGGCCCACGCACGTGGCGTCGAGCTGCAGGCCCCAGTGCGTCACCTTCTGCGCATCGGTCCACTCGTTCGTGCGCAGCCGTCCCTCGACGATCACCGGCTGTCCCGTGCGGACCGACTCCGCGACGAGCCGCGCGCTGTCGCGGAACACCCGCACCGTGAACCACTCCGTGTTGCCGTCGGTCCACTTGTCGGTGCTGCGGTCGAAGTACCGCGCCGTCTGCGCGAGCCTGAACGTGCACATGGGCGGCCCCTCCCCGTCCCGCGTCACCACCAGCCGCGGGTCGGTGGCGACCCACCCGGTCACCGTCATGGTCAGATCCTTCATGCTGCCTCCTCGACTCGTGCCGCTGTCTGCGGCTGATCCCAGGCTGACCCGATGCGGCGTCGGCGCGCCTCGGCACGAGGCGAATGTGGTGGAGGGTGCGCGCGCACGCGGACGTGTGGACAGCGCGCGCCAAGCACGGCGGGCAGATCCACGGTGGCCGCGGCAGCGGCCGAGAAGCGGACGGCTCAGCCGCGACCGAGCTCGCGAGCACGCGCGGTCGCGGCGCCCACCCCCGCGGCGAGCGCCTCGGCCAGCCCGTGCTCCACGAAGGCCCCCAGCGCGGCGGCGGTCGATCCCCCCGGGCTCGTGACCTCGACTCGCAGGTCGCCGGGCTCACGGCCGGTCGACTCGAGGTACGCCACCGCTCCCCCGATCATCGCGGGCACCATGCGCGCCGCCTGCTCGGGCGACAGCCCCTGCGAGACCGCGGCCTCCCTCATCGCCTCGATCACGGCGTACACATAGGCGGGACCCGAGCCGACCACGGCGGAGAAGGCGTCGATGAGGTCTTCGTCCAGCTCCTCGACAGCGCCCGTCGGCGCGAACAACTCGTGCACCCGCGCGTTCGTCCCCGCTGGCGCCCCGGGCGCGACCGCGAACGCCGTCACCCCACGCCCCACCGCCACAGGCGTGTTCGGCATCGTCCGCACCAGCGCGGCGCCCGCGGGAAGCACCGACGCCAGGTCCGCGAGCCGCACACCGCCCGCGACGGACACGACGAGCGCGCCCGGCGCGAGTGCATCGGCGATCTCCCCCGCCAGTGCCACGATCGCGTGGGGCTTGACTCCCAGCACCACCACGTCGGCCTCGGCGACGGCGTCCACATTCGCGGACGGCACGTCAGCGACGGGGACATGCGAGACGTGCGTGAGCCCGTCCGCCCACGCGGGACGGGAGGAACCCGTGGTGAGTCGCAGCTCCGGTGCGGGGTCGAGCGACGCCCATCGCTGCGCCAACGCGCCGGCCATGTTCCCGGCCCCCAGCACCGCGATCACGCGGTGGTGCGAGCTCACGCGGCGCCCTCCTGGTCGAGCTCGGTGAGCTCATCGAGCGCCCGGTACGCCTGGTGAATGGTCTCGGTGGGCTCCAGCACGGCGGGCAGCACCTCGCGCCTGACAGCGGCACGTCCCACCTCGAGCGTGCGCCTGCGCGCGGACGATGCGGCGGCGGCCTTCCCGAACAGTGCTCGCCACCCATGCACCGGCTCGATCGTCGGCCAGTGCGCGTCCTCGAGCGACTCCTCGATGCGGCGCGCCAGGTCGGAGGCGCCCTCGACGGCCTCGGAGACCACCCGTCGCCACGCGACCGGGAGTCCTTCGGTCGCGGCGTCGATCCAGTCGAGACGCTCGCGCTCGACGGTGTGCACCGGCGCTCGCCACGTGGTGCTCAGTTCTCCGTGAGCGCCTCGCGCCCGCGCGGCCGCAGCATCGGCCCTGGCATCGACGCCCGCGGCGCGAGCGAGCGCGGCGACCAGCTCGTCGACATCGGGCAGCTGCGGGTCGGCATCCTTCGCCAGCGCCCCCGCGAGCGAGCGACCGGCGCTGACCAGATCCGACCGCACCGCCTCGGCGGCGACGGTGCGCGCGGACACCGCGCCCGCCAGCTCGGCGCGCAGGATGTCCAGACCGTGCCCTGTGCGAGCGGACACCGGCATCACCGGCACCTGCGTCATGCCGTCAACCGCGAGCAGGCGCTGCAGATCACGCGCCACGGCCCAGGCGTCCTCGGTGGACAGCCGGTCCACGTGATTCAGCACGACGAGGGACGGCCGGTCCCGTTCGGAGGCAGCCTTGAGATAGAACTGATGAAGCGCGTGGTCCGCGTACTTCTGCGGGTCGACCACCCACAGCAGCAGGTCAGCCATCGGCACGATGCGGTCCACGATCTCGCGGTTCGCCGCGTTGATCGAGTCGTGGTCGGGCAGGTCGAGCAGCACCATGCCGGACAGCGTCGCCTCGTCGTCGGAGTCGAGCTGGTCGATCTCCCGCCCGAGCCGCCGATCAGGTGACACCTCGAGCCAATCGAGCAGCGCATCGGCCCTGTCCCCCCACACCGCCGCGCTCACGTGCGACGTGGTGGGGCGGGCGACGCCCGGCACAGCGAACTCGCGTCCGACGATCGCGTTGAACAGGCTGGACTTCCCCGACCCCGTGCCGCCGGCGAGCGCGACCACCGTGAAGTCGACTCCCATCGCGAGCCGCTGGTCGCACCGTTCGATGGTCGCGCGCACCTCCTCGCGCACACCGGAGGGAATCGCCTCGGACGCCCACTCCATCGACGAGCGCAGCCGCGCCACCCGCTCGACGAGCACCGTCGTCTCGGAGGGCGGCTCGACGTGCTCGAACTGGATGCTCACATCAGGCCCCTGAGCTCGGCGCGACGCAGGCGCACCGAGGATGAGGCCTCGGGCAGCAGCGAGGTGACGTCGGTGGGACGCATCATGTCGAGCGCCTCGCGGTTGATGCAGTACCGGCGTGCGCCGGTGAGCTCCGCACGCGACAGATGGAGGACGTCGCCCAGGCTGGGGGTGACGAGGGTGCCCAGCAGCATGCGCGCCGGCTCGACGCCCAGCGCGGCCGATGCGAGGGTTGCCGCGAGCCCGTCCTCACCGAGCACCTCGGCGCCTCGGGAGGCGCCCGGCAGGCGCATCACCTGCTCACGGATCTTGGACAGCCACGCGCGGGTCGCGTCGGCGGCGCGACGCTCGCGCATCACGCGTGCGTCGCGCGGGTCCCGCTGTGCCGCGAGCCACCGGCCGGGCGACTCGTCCCCATGAGTCAGCGCCGTGACCATGGCCTCGGACGCGGTGTCGGCGTCGCGGGCGAGGGTCGCCTCGACGGCCTCGATCACCTCGATCTCGATCACGCGCAGCGCCTCGTCGCGCAGCTCGCGGGCGCTGCGACGCTTCACCCAGGCGCTGTTGCGCAGCTTGTGAAGAGGCCCGCCCTCGGCGCACGCGGTGTCCCAGCGCGCCTCGAGAGAGCCGGTCGGGACGGCCTTGTACCAGGCGTCCCCGCCTGCGGCCTCGGCCCGGGCCGCGCATCGGCGCACCTCGGATCGGACCTCCTTGGCAGCCGCGGCCTGGTCGTCCATGCGCTCGGCGAGGGTCTCGAGCCACTCCTTGAGAGACTCGGTGGCGCCGTGCATGGTGCGCTCGACGATGGTCGCGGCCGAGGCTGCGGCGACGCCCTCGAGCCACCGGCCCAGGCCCCCCACGACGTCGTGGGGCAGGCGCGCGCCACCCTCGGTGTCCTCGGGGATCACGAACAGCGGCAGCGCCTCCAGCGACTCGCTCGCCAGCCGGTCCACGAGCTCGCGCCGCACCTGGGCCGCGACGTCGACCGTCACTCGGTTCAGCACCATGGCGATGGATGCGCCGCGCTCGGCGCCGCGGCGAAGCGCCTCCCACGGCACCGCGTCGCCGTAGCGGGCGGCGGTGGTGACGAAGATCCACAGGTCCGCGGCTTCGAGCAGCTGCTCGGCGACGAGGCGGTTCTCGCCGCGCACCGAATCAAGGTCGGGAGAGTCGATCAGCGCAAGCCCGCGAGGCACGGCCTCGGTCGCGATCACCTTGGCCTCGTGCGCGATCGAGCTCAGCACATCGGCGTCGAGGGGGTGGTGGAACACGTGCGGCACCTTGGTGGTCGGGCGCAGCACGCCCGACGCCGTGAGCTGCTCGTCGAGCAGCGCATTCACCACCGTGGACTTGCCGGCTCCGGTCGACCCTGCCACCACCACGATGGCGGGCGACGCCTCTTCACGCACGCGCGGGATGAGGTGGTGATCGAGCTGGTCGAGCATGTGCGCGCGCAGCTCACGGGTGCTCTCGGCGTCGCCCAGCGGGATCGGCAGCTCGATGCCCGCCACGACGTCGCGGGTGTCCACAAGAGCGTCGAGGAGCGCGCCGGGATGCGACCATGTCTTGATCGGCCGGATCGTCATGCCGGTACGGTCCCTC
It encodes the following:
- the ettA gene encoding energy-dependent translational throttle protein EttA → MAEFIYSMYKTRKAHGDKVILDDVTMSFYPGAKIGMVGPNGAGKSTILKIMAGLEQPSNGEARLSDGYTVGILLQEPPLNEEKTVLGNVEEGVAEIKGKLDRFNQISEEMANPDADYDTLLAEMGTLQEELDHADAWDLDSQLEQAMDALRCPPADADVSVLSGGERRRVALCKLLLEKPDLLLLDEPTNHLDAESVLWLEQHLAKYSGAVLAVTHDRYFLDHVAQWICEVDRGHLYPYEGNYSTYLEKKQERLAVQGKKDAKLSKRLKEELEWVRSNAKGKRTKSKARLGRYEEMAAEAERTKKLDFEEIQIPPGPRLGSLVLEAKDLNKGFGDRTLIDGLSFSLPRNGIVGVIGPNGVGKTTLFKTIVGLEPLDGGDLKIGETVKVSYVDQSRGGIDPKKSLFEVVSDGLDFIKVGNVEMPSRAYVGAFGFKGPDQQKAAGVLSGGERNRLNLALTLKEGGNVLLLDEPTNDLDVETLGSLENALLEFPGCAVVVSHDRWFLDRVATHILAYEGTDENPANWYWFEGNFEAYEENKVERLGADAARPHRVTYRKLTRD
- a CDS encoding single-stranded DNA-binding protein — protein: MKDLTMTVTGWVATDPRLVVTRDGEGPPMCTFRLAQTARYFDRSTDKWTDGNTEWFTVRVFRDSARLVAESVRTGQPVIVEGRLRTNEWTDAQKVTHWGLQLDATCVGHDLTKGLATFTRAVVSGGEDEAPEEEPVDSIPDDDTETIADPAQDSEDAEEEVDGRPAALV
- the proC gene encoding pyrroline-5-carboxylate reductase produces the protein MSSHHRVIAVLGAGNMAGALAQRWASLDPAPELRLTTGSSRPAWADGLTHVSHVPVADVPSANVDAVAEADVVVLGVKPHAIVALAGEIADALAPGALVVSVAGGVRLADLASVLPAGAALVRTMPNTPVAVGRGVTAFAVAPGAPAGTNARVHELFAPTGAVEELDEDLIDAFSAVVGSGPAYVYAVIEAMREAAVSQGLSPEQAARMVPAMIGGAVAYLESTGREPGDLRVEVTSPGGSTAAALGAFVEHGLAEALAAGVGAATARARELGRG
- a CDS encoding GTPase, with the protein product MSIQFEHVEPPSETTVLVERVARLRSSMEWASEAIPSGVREEVRATIERCDQRLAMGVDFTVVALAGGTGSGKSSLFNAIVGREFAVPGVARPTTSHVSAAVWGDRADALLDWLEVSPDRRLGREIDQLDSDDEATLSGMVLLDLPDHDSINAANREIVDRIVPMADLLLWVVDPQKYADHALHQFYLKAASERDRPSLVVLNHVDRLSTEDAWAVARDLQRLLAVDGMTQVPVMPVSARTGHGLDILRAELAGAVSARTVAAEAVRSDLVSAGRSLAGALAKDADPQLPDVDELVAALARAAGVDARADAAAARARGAHGELSTTWRAPVHTVERERLDWIDAATEGLPVAWRRVVSEAVEGASDLARRIEESLEDAHWPTIEPVHGWRALFGKAAAASSARRRTLEVGRAAVRREVLPAVLEPTETIHQAYRALDELTELDQEGAA
- a CDS encoding zeta toxin family protein, whose protein sequence is MTIRPIKTWSHPGALLDALVDTRDVVAGIELPIPLGDAESTRELRAHMLDQLDHHLIPRVREEASPAIVVVAGSTGAGKSTVVNALLDEQLTASGVLRPTTKVPHVFHHPLDADVLSSIAHEAKVIATEAVPRGLALIDSPDLDSVRGENRLVAEQLLEAADLWIFVTTAARYGDAVPWEALRRGAERGASIAMVLNRVTVDVAAQVRRELVDRLASESLEALPLFVIPEDTEGGARLPHDVVGGLGRWLEGVAAASAATIVERTMHGATESLKEWLETLAERMDDQAAAAKEVRSEVRRCAARAEAAGGDAWYKAVPTGSLEARWDTACAEGGPLHKLRNSAWVKRRSARELRDEALRVIEIEVIEAVEATLARDADTASEAMVTALTHGDESPGRWLAAQRDPRDARVMRERRAADATRAWLSKIREQVMRLPGASRGAEVLGEDGLAATLASAALGVEPARMLLGTLVTPSLGDVLHLSRAELTGARRYCINREALDMMRPTDVTSLLPEASSSVRLRRAELRGLM